A DNA window from Solanum lycopersicum chromosome 3, SLM_r2.1 contains the following coding sequences:
- the LOC101244756 gene encoding probable CCR4-associated factor 1 homolog 7 — protein sequence MSILPKTDSIHIREVWFDNLEEEFALMREIVDDFPFVAMDTEFPGVVIRPVGNFKNSNDYHYQTLKDNVDMLKLIQLGLTFSDENGNLPKCGTDKYCIWQFNFREFNPNEDVFANDSIELLRQSGIDFKMNNEKGIDAKHFAELLMSSGIVLNDSVSWVTFHSGYDFGYLLKVLTCQDLPETQAGFFTLINVYFPVIFDIKHLMKFCNSLHGGLNKLAELLEVERVGICHQAGSDSLLTACTFRKLKENFFSGSLDKYAGVLYGLGVENGQSTH from the coding sequence ATGTCGATTTTGCCAAAAACTGATTCAATCCACATTCGAGAGGTTTGGTTTGACAATCTGGAGGAAGAGTTCGCATTGATGCGTGAAATAGTCGATGATTTTCCGTTTGTTGCCATGGATACGGAGTTTCCCGGAGTGGTAATCCGGCCGGTCGGGAATTTTAAGAACAGCAACGATTACCATTACCAAACGCTCAAGGATAACGTGGATATGTTGAAGTTGATTCAGTTAGGGCTGACCTTTTCAGATGAGAATGGCAACTTGCCTAAGTGTGGAACCGACAAATACTGTATTTGGCAATTCAATTTCCGTGAATTCAACCCTAACGAGGATGTTTTTGCGAATGATTCAATTGAGTTGTTGCGCCAAAGCGGCATTGATTTCAAGATGAACAATGAAAAAGGTATTGATGCCAAACACTTTGCAGAGCTTTTGATGTCGTCAGGGATTGTGCTGAACGATAGTGTTTCTTGGGTTACTTTTCACAGTGGGTATGATTTCGGATACCTCTTGAAGGTTTTGACTTGCCAGGATTTGCCTGAAACACAAGCAGGTTTCTTTACTTTGATCAATGTGTACTTTCCTGTCATTTTCGACATCAAGCACTTGATGAAGTTCTGCAACAGCCTTCATGGTGGGTTGAACAAGCTCGCCGAGCTGTTGGAGGTTGAGAGGGTTGGTATTTGTCATCAGGCGGGTTCAGATAGCTTGCTCACTGCTTGTACATTTAGGAAGTTGAAAGAAAACTTCTTTAGCGGTTCACTGGACAAGTATGCCGGTGTCTTGTATGGTCTAGGTGTTGAAAATGGGCAGAGTAcccattaa
- the LOC101244470 gene encoding factor of DNA methylation 1: protein MSSSSGEESDLSDSEIFEFKEKPYEELRTGKLKVKGPNGSLRCPFCAGKKKQDYKYKDLLQHATGVGKGSANRSAKQKANHLALAKYLETDLVNEAEPIPKRAVTPEHSEAEKDKLFFWPWTGIFVNVSKETANGRSPDDKEYWLKKFSMYMPLEVKLFCDNQARVSEAIVRFNSNWTGFKGAMEFEKSFEASHCSKQEWKSLRKCPGPNLYGWVAREDDYKAEGALGEYLRETGELKTISDLMKEETQGRKKVVANLANEIDMKNENLDELQTKFNLNTLSLRQMLAEKDMLHRSFFEESRKMQRLAREHVQKVLMEQEMLSIELESKKKKLDSWVRELNKREALTEREKQKLDEEKKQNDVRNSALQMASVEQRKADENVLRLVEEQKREKEEALKKILELERDIDAKQKLEMEIAELKGKLEVMKHLGGNDDAAVQNKIKEMNEELKDKMEEMDGMESLNQTLLMKERQSNDELQDARRTLKEGLIEVLSSARAHIGIKRMGEIDSKAFQNALKQKFPNQEAEIKAVELLSLWQEKIKDPDWHPFKTIMIDESNVERVIDENDEELGKLKQEFGDEIYDAVTVALKEIEEYNPSGRYAIPELWNFKEGRKATLKEVISYIFKQVKAQKRKR, encoded by the exons ATGAGTAGCAGTTCAGGCGAAGAATCAGACTTGAGTGACTCTGAAATTTTTGAGTTCAAAGAGAAGCCTTATGAAGAATTAAGAACAGGAAAACTGAAAGTTAAGGGTCCAAATGGGTCCCTTAGATGTCCCTTCTGTGCAGGGAAGAAAAAGCAAGACTACAAGTACAAAGACCTTCTTCAACATGCTACAGGGGTTGGCAAGGGTTCAGCTAACCGAAGTGCTAAGCAGAAGGCAAACCATTTAGCACTTGCAAAATATCTGGAAACAGACCTAGTGAATGAGGCTGAGCCAATACCTAAACGTGCTGTGACTCCAGAGCATTCAGAAGCTGAAAAAGATAAACTGTTCTTTTGGCCTTGGACTGGGATTTTCGTTAATGTATCAAAGGAAACAGCAAATGGAAGATCTCCAGATGACAAGGAGTATTGGTTAAAAAAGTTTTCCATGTATATGCCTTTGGAAGTTAAGCTTTTCTGTGATAACCAAGCCAGAGTCTCCGAAGCTATTGTGAGATTTAATAGTAATTGGACTGGTTTTAAGGGTGCGATGGAATTTGAGAAGTCTTTCGAAGCCTCTCACTGCAGCAAACAAGAGTGGAAATCCCTTAGAAAGTGCCCTGGTCCAAATTTATATGGGTGGGTTGCTCGAGAAGATGATTATAAAGCAGAAGGGGCTTTAGGCGAATATCTGCGAGAGACGGGGGAGCTGAAGACTATCTCGGACCTTATGAAAGAAGAAACACAGGGTAGAAAGAAAGTTGTAGCAAATCTAGCCAATGAAATTgacatgaaaaatgaaaatctgGATGAGCTGCAGACAAAATTCAATTTGAATACACTGTCTCTTCGTCAGATGCTCGCGGAGAAAGACATGCTACACCGTTCTTTTTTTGAAG AATCACGGAAGATGCAACGCCTTGCACGTGAGCATGTACAGAAGGTCCTGATGGAGCAAGAAATGTTAAGCATAGAGCTGGAGAGCAAGAAGAAGAAGCTTGATTCTTGGGTCAGAGAACTGAATAAACGTGAAGCCTTAACTGAGCGAGAAAAGCAAAAGCTTGATGAGGAGAAGAAACAG AATGATGTGAGAAATTCAGCACTTCAAATGGCCTCTGTGGAACAAAGAAAAGCTGATGAGAATGTCTTGAGACTGGTTGAAGAACAAAAG AGGGAGAAGGAGGAGGCCTTGAAAAAGATTCTTGAGCTAGAGAGGGACATTGATGCCAAGCAAAAACTGGAAATGGAAATAGCAGAACTTAAAGGAAAACTAGAAGTTATGAAACACCTTGGAGGCAACGACGATGCAGCTGTACAGAATAAGATTAAAGAGATGAACGAGGAGCTGAAAGATAAAATGGAGGAGATGGATGGTATGGAGTCCCTAAACCAGACTCTCCTGATGAAAGAGCGCCAAAGTAATGATGAGTTGCAAGATGCACGGCGCACATTAAAAGAG GGATTGATTGAAGTATTGAGCAGTGCGCGAGCCCATATTGGGATAAAAAGAATGGGGGAAATTGATTCAAAGGCCTTCCAGAATGCACTGAAGCAGAAGTTCCCGAATCAGGAAGCTGAAATCAAGGCTGTAGAACTTCTCTCTCTGTGgcaggaaaaaataaaagatcctGACTGGCATCCCTTTAAAACAATCATGATTGATGAGTCGAATGTGGAG AGGGTGATagatgagaatgatgaagaactGGGAAAGCTAAAGCAGGAATTTGGGGATGAAATTTATGATGCGGTGACCGTAGCTCTGAAGGAGATAGAGGAATACAATCCTAGCGGTAGGTACGCGATTCCTGAGCTATGGAATTTCAAGGAAGGAAGGAAGGCCACACTGAAGGAAGTaatcagttacattttcaagcAAGTGAAGGCACAAAAACGCAAGAGATAG
- the LOC101245041 gene encoding stromal cell-derived factor 2-like protein — translation MAISFFGLALFLFLTLDSDYISTTPVSAASEGVQITYGSAIKLMHEKTKFRLHSHDVPYGSGSGQQSVTGFPGVDDANSYWAVRSTDSSKQGDPIKSGSIIRLQHIKTRRWLHSHLHASPISGNMEVSCFGDDKESDTGDYWRLEIEGSGKTWRQDQRIRLQHVDTGGYLHSHDKKYTRIAGGQQEVCGVKEKRPDNVWLAAEGVYFPVTEKSK, via the exons ATGGCGATTTCCTTCTTCGGCCTAGcgctttttctttttctcaccCTGGACTCTGATTACATATCAACAACACCTGTCTCCGCTGCTTCCGAAGGCGTCCAG ATTACATATGGATCCGCGATTAAGTTGATGCACGAGAAGACAAAGTTTCGGTTGCATTCCCATGATGTGCCATATGGTTCTGGCAGTGGGCAGCAATCAGTCACTGGATTTCCCGGCGTAGATGATGCTAACAGCTACTGG GCTGTTAGGAGCACCGACTCGTCCAAGCAAGGTGATCCTATAAAGAGTGGAAGCATCATCAGGCTGCAACATATAAAGACAAGAAGATGGTTACATAGCCATTTGCATGCTTCTCCCATATCAGGAAATATGGAG GTCAGCTGCTTCGGTGATGACAAGGAATCTGATACAGGGGACTATTGGAG ACTTGAAATTGAGGGCAGTGGGAAAACTTGGAGGCAAGACCAAAGAATCAGGCTTCAACACGTGGACACTGGTGGTTATCTCCACAGTCATGACAAGAAATACACCCGAATTGCTGGAGGTCAGCAAGAG GTTTGCGGTGTTAAAGAAAAACGTCCAGATAATGTTTGGTTGGCAGCAGAGGGTGTCTACTTCCCAGTTACTGAAAAAAGCAAGTAA